The DNA region TACTCTGACTTATTTCGAATAGCATTTCAATGGCTTGATAATGCTTTAATAAATTTACTATGAATTGCATTTAAATACGCTTCAAAATTTTTCCCCGGCATTCCATTACTGGAATTTACTAATTCTGCTTTAAACTCTCGTTGTGGTCCCTTTTTTGCGCCATTTTTAAGATAAAAGAAACTAAAGGAACCTGGTTCCATTGCTGAAAACATAAACTCAGTATATCCCAATTGGGCTGCTACTTTTAAATATTCATCAAAAGCATTAAAATCAAATTCTCATTCCCAAGCAGGATCATTAAAGACGGCGTTTAAATCACTGCTTTTAATATAATCTTCATATTGTGCATCGGTTCAACCTGGTTTATTTAATTTTCCTGCTCATTGAATTAATTGATAATTTCAGCCAGGACCATATAAATAAAATGTATTTGACTCTTTTAAAGCTTTTAAATGGGCTAATAAATATGGTCGCATTGTTGATGATAAATATCACGGTAAATTATTATCAATAGGGCCCTCCTTTTCTACTGTTGGGTCTGCCTTTGAATTTAAATTTTTTGACATTAAATTATTCCCATGATCAATATATTTCATTCCATTTGAAGGGAACGATGTAGCACTAAAACCAAATCGTTCACTTAATGGTTTCTTAGAATCATCTGTCTCTAAAAGATAATTCTTAATATCAACACTAAATTTACGGTTAATTTGTTTTTTCACTTGTTTATCAAAAGTAAAACTCAATTTTACAGTAAAATTTTGAAGTCCCGTTTTAGCTTGAGCACCAATAAAAATACTAATTCAAATTGGTTGAACATTATATTGCATCTCTGTCAAAGTCTTTTCACCTAATGCATCTGGCATATATTGTATACCAGGATAGATATAACGATCAGAACTTGCTGCATTTGGAAAAGCTTTAATATAAGTTAAAAAAACAGCATCACTAACAATATTTGGATCATTATTGTCATTTATAATAGATACTTTTAAATCCTGATACATATTAAGATTTTCTTTATTTAATAAAATTAACTGGGTATTAAGATGTTGATTTTTTCATGATGTTAACATTGGATTATCATTACTACACTTTAAGACATCCTGACGATTTCCATAAAAAACTGGATTACCACTTTTATCTTCGTTATAAGCACTATATGTAAATTTTGAATCACCAAAAAAAGTATGGAAATAAGAATTATCATCTGGAAGGGGATTTTGATTATTACCACAACCATATTGAAAATTAAACTGGTTATCATATTGACCATGACTACCACCAGAACCATTTTCTCCTAATCGACTACAACTAACCACCATCATTATAAATGGTGGAATTAAAACAAGAACTAATAAAATTTGAATAATTTTTTTAAATGATAACTGTTGCATCACATCACCCCTTATTATACCTTAAACCCTAAATGAACGCCCGGTAAAGTACTTAAATCAAGCGAAGTATCTTTAGCGTTAATTAATTCTAATCAAACTCAATGTCTTTTTTCTTGGTTTGGTGTAATAAAGGTATATAAATCGCTTAAAATTGTTTCTTCATCCAGTAAATTGGGATCTGAATAACCATTTTTACGGAATTGCAATTCAAAAGCATCAATCGATAAAGCATAATTATAAATACCCTGAACAGCATTAACAACAAATTGTTTCATATCAGAATATAAACTGTTCAATTTAGTTTCTAACGTAACATCCTGATTTAAAATTGCATAATCAAAATTATGGTCTTTAAAATCTTTACTTTGAATTTTAATAACCGGTGCTGTTTGCATTGTCAGCGGTTGGTTTGAAATTTTAAATAACGATGTTTCCAACCGCTCAGGAATATATTTAAATAACGTCGGATTTATTGTCAAAGAATTATTTTGCTCAGGAACAAAAGCATCACTTAAATTCATAAAAAAACTAACATCCTGATTAAGGGTTATTTGTCCTGGTTGCAATTCCATTCCCGCCGTAATATCTAAATTCATTTGCTGAAATTGCAAATTAAAATTATTAAGAATTATTTTATGACTTAACAATTTATTTCAGCTATTAACAAGTTTAGCAATGCTATCAATTGGTCCACTTGAATTATCAAATTTAACAAATTTATTATTAAAATTTCAGGTTGGACGATAATCAAATTCTAAAAATTTATGACCAATAAAAGAACTTTTTTCTGTTGCAAAAATTCCAACAGTAAATCAAAAAATATAATTAGTATTAGTAAAATCATTAAAATCAATTGCTTTTGCATTATAAAAATTATTATCATCAACATGACCATAATAGATTTCAACATTTAAATTTTTCACAATTGCTGCTCCTAAGTTATTCTGTAAACCCATCATAACATTACTGCGAATTGATGGCATTAAACCATCATCATACCCGCGTAAACTACTTAATCCTCATTTGTTGTTTGTCATAATTGAATCTGGTTTTAATAGTAACTCCAAATTTTTTGTTTCTTTTCATCATAAATTAGTAGAAACTAAGCTAAAACCCGTAACTATAGGCAAAATAACTGCTCATAAGCAAAATACTTTTTTCAAATCTACTATCTCCGCTTTTTCCTTTTGTGCTTGTAATTTCTAAGTCTAACCTAGATTATAGTAAAAAAAAAAAAAAAAATCAACCATCCTTAAGAAACAATTCTAAAATAGCAATTATTAGCTGTCTTAAAAATAAAAAAAGTTTAACTTTAAAATTAAACTTTTTTAAACATTCCTAAATTAACACCATCATTATTTGTTTCAGTTTCAACATTTTGCTGTCTAGAAGCAAAAGAATAAAATAATCCAGTATCTAAATCTTCACCAAAAGTGAATAAAATTGCTCAACGTTCTTGAGTTTGTTCATCTCAAAATAGAGCACTGGGATCACGGTAACGAGATTCACCTTTAACCCTTGGGAACAATGGATGTGATATCAAATTAAACGATTCAATATCCTCTAAATCTTTTGCATTATCAGCGTTTTTAAAGTCATCAACTAAAAGTTTAGTAACATCTTTTAACCCATTTTTTTGATTCTTTGTTAACATTTTGCTATATATTTCTTTTGGTACTCCAAAATTAACTTGATTTTTATTAATTGCAGCACCATTGGCATAGTTTAAAAAGGCAATAATTATTTTCCCTCAATTTGTTAATTTTTTATCAATTGCCGAACGTGACAAATTTAAAGTAATTGTTGCATCTTCATTGTCCTTATTTTTTATTGTTCCAGCTAGACCTAACCCATAAATGTTAAAATAATTTAGTTTAATTTTAAATGTTCCTAAAACTAAATCAATATTATCATCAACATTAAAAACGGATGCAACTCTAGTTTTATAAAAATTAGCAAAATCAGTGCCCGTTATACCACCAATATCGTTTCAATTAGATTCTTTATCTTTAATTCAATTTGATAATGTTAACTCTTTTGGATCTTTGGATGTTGATAAACCATCATATCCCTTATTTTCATAGTTTAAATCACCTTTTTGGTCTTGCTCAAGTAAGTCAACAGCATTATAACTCATTGTAATATCTTTAAATTCTTTTTTACTTGCAATATAAGTTTTAACAGCATTTTTTAATGTATCATTCAACGCAACACTATTTTTAGAAAAATCTCAAATCATCTTATCATATAGTGGTTTAAAAATTTCGTTTTCACTAAAACTAGTACTTTCTAATTCATTAAAATAGTCTTTAATATTTTGAATTAAGAAATTAACTGCTTTATCGGAAAAAACTTGTAATGCAGACACATTTTCTGCAACATTGTAAATACTTGATATTTCAAAACTAGCATACATTTGTTTAAATTTTAACTGAATTGTTGCTTTATAATCAACACGAACTGCTGAAAATAATTCTGGCTTAACACTAGCCGGAAATTTATCTCGTAAATTTTCAACATCAATATAAGTTACTTTTATAACGTTTCTTTCATCATCTAATGTTAATGGCATTTCATTAACAAAGTAATTTGAATATTCATTTTGTAAATCACGATTAACACTATCAAAAATTCTTGTAAAATCGCTAATGAAATAAGTAGCTAACTTATTATCTTCCGAATTGCTTAGTTTTAATTGATAAGGTTCTGTATCTCCTTTGTTTACTTTGGAATAGATTTTTGATAAATTATTTTTTAAACTATCAACATACGTATTACTTTTTATTTTTTGATTAATTTTTTCACTTGCCTTAGTTTGAATCTCATTAAAAACTTCAAGATCTTTTGCACTAATATCAGTGCTATTAGTGATTTTTTTGTTATGACATGAAATAACATTTGGTGTAACAGTTCCAACTAATGTTATTGCCCCCAAAATACTTAATAGTTTTTTCATTTTGTTTCTCCTCTCAACATTGTAATCTCCAATTTTTTAAATTAAAGTTTACAAAAATTTTATTTAAAATTCTTATTAATTTTTTTAATAGTAAAAAATCAGTATTAAATTACCGATTCTTTATAAAACGTTCTTTTTATTATTTTAATTTTATTTCAGATATGGTTTATAATTTTATAGCAGTATTTTTAATAGCTCTCAACATATATATTTTTATTTTTTATTAGTTTTTGTTTTAATTTACTTATAATTTAAAATAACTTCGAGTTAATAATTGCAATAACAATATTACACCTCATATTTTTTATCCCAAGATATAATTTTTATTTGCTTTTGGTTCAACACCAAAAATAAGCCCATTCGCCGGGTTACCATCATAGGTACCATCGCTTGATGCAATTGAATAATATAAGCCTGTATTAAATTCTTCACCAAAAGTGAATAACACGGCTCACGGTTGTTTTCCTAAACTGTCTCAGAATAAACGACGATTAATTATAATGCCTGGATATTTTTTGGGTGTTTGGGGATGAACCATAAAATTAAATAAATCAAGATCTTCTAAATCTTTTGCATCATCAGACCCTTTAAAGTCATCAACTAAAAGTTTAATAACATCTTTTAATCCATTTTTTTGGTTTTTTCGCGATATTTCTTTAAAAAGTTGGTCGGTAACACCAAAAATGTTTTTTACACCATCAATGGTTTTACCCCCATAATATTTGATAAATGTGATAATTATTTTCCCTCAATTTGATAATTTCTTGTCAATTGCTGGTTGAGAAAGATTTATAGTAGCGACTAAATCTTCTCCATCGGTAGTTTGAACATTACCTGATAGGCCCATTCCATAAATATTAATGTAATTTCAATTTATGATAAATGAACCTAAACTTAAATCGGTTGAATTGTCTTGACTAAAGATAGTTCCAACATTGTCGCGATAAAATTTGACAAAATCACTAGTGCTAATCGCAAGATCTTCTCATCCATTTGTTTGTGCTCCAATTCAATTAGATAATGTTAACGCTTTTTGTTTATAGTTATCTGTTATACCATCATAGCCTTTATTTTTACTATTTAAATCTCCTTCCGCTGATTTTGTCATTAAATCAACGTCATTATAAGTTATTTCAATGTCTTTAAATTCTTTTTTACTAGCAAGATATTCTTTAAATGAATGTTTTAAAACATCATCTAACTCCTTACTACTTTGTGAAAAGTCTCATATTCCTTTATCGTACAATGATTTAAAAATTTCATTCTCACTAAAATCAACCGTTTCTAATTTTGCAAAATACTCTTTAACATTTTCTAATAAGAAAGTTGTTGTATTATTAGAGATCGCTTTTAAAGCAGTAGGGTTTTCCGTTACATTATAAATTGTTGATAAATCAAAACGGATAAATAAACCTTTATATTCTAAAGAAATCGATGCTTTATAATCAACTCTAACTGCTGAAAAGGATTCCGGATTAATACCCACCGGAAATTTCTTTTTCAAAGCATCTACATCTATAAAAGTGACATTAATATCATTACGATCATCATCTAATGTTAATGGCAATTTATCAGCAAAATAATTTGAATATTCATTTTGTAAATCATTATTAACATTATCAAAAACATTTTTAAAATTATTAATAAAGTAAGTACCTAATTTGTTATCCTCACCACTGCCTAATTTTAAATGATACATTTGACTAGTGCTATTAACTTTTTTGAAAATATTTTCTAAATTATTTCGTGCACTATCAACATACATATTTGATTTAATTTTTTCAGCAATTTTTTTTGTTGCTTTTGCTTCAATTTCATTTAATACTTCAAGATCTTTAGCAGTCCCAGCATCATCATTATTGACAACTTTTTTGTTATGACATGAAATAACATTTGGTGTAACAGTTCCAACTAATGTTATTGCCCCCAAAATACTTAATAGTTTTTTCATTTTGTTTCTCCTTTTTTAAAATATTTTTACCTAGTTTAAAAAATTATTGGCGGTGCAATATCAATTATTGTCTCTTAAATTTTAAATTTTTATTATTTAATTCTTGGTGGAGCATGTCCTTTTTTAAATTGACTAATATACTTAGAATTGCGAAAATTAGTAAATAATAACTCAATTCGAAATTTAAAAATTCTTGATAAAAAAATATTTAAAATAATTGCTAATGTTATTTGATTTCTAATCGCCAAACATTGGAAGAAAAAAACTTGAAATTGTTCAGTACTTTTTTTAATATATGTAAAAAGCTCAATCTTAGTTTTAAGACAACACATAAAAAGAAACATTATAACTGATGAATAGTAAAGATGATTATCAATTGCTAAATCATCATCAAAAACGGTTGAATTGTAAACAACATAAATAACAACCAAAATAAAATATAAAATTAAATACCCTTTAAATAATTTACTTTTCATTAGTTTTTCTTCCCTTTTTACTATTTATTATATTTATAACAACTATTTTTAAAAAAACAAGGGCAAAGGGCTTTTTCTGTAATAAGTGGGAAAATATCAGAAAAAACTTAAAAAATAACAAAATAAAAAATCTAAGAAAATCTTAGATTTATACTTCATTAGCATTAACTTGTTCTTGAATACTCATATGATTAATTTTATAAGTCGAAATCCAATAAGTAACTAAGTAGATCGCTGCCATTAAAATAAAGGTAATTGGTAGTGCTATTCATGGGAAACCAAACGGAATAATTATTTTGGAAATTGAAGTAAAACCATAAACTCCCAACCACAAGATTAATCACATAATAGCAACCCCTAACATTCATGCTAAGAAAGCAAAAGGAGTAAAAATACCTAATGTTAAACTGTTAATTTCACGGTTTGAATAACCCAATGCTTTCATTACTGCAATAAATTTTAAAAATGTATTAACAAAAGATTCTGTCATAATATAGACAATAATAACCGCAGTAATAGTTGTAATTACAACAAAAATGACCGATAAAATACTTGAAATTCAAGCAAGTTTTTGGATAACTTGTGCTTTAATAATTAAATAATCAGTGTCACCAACTCCGCCACTTAACTGACCATTCATAAAGTCAATCATTGAGTAGGAACCATCTGGTGAAGAAAGATTAAAGCGTGTTGTTTGGTCAACTTGATCTTGATACTTACTAAATTTGCCATTAAATCATAATAATGGATTATCATTTGTTTTATCATACATTTGACTACTATTTGTGGCAAAACCAAGAATGTTATTAGCTAAAACTTGGTTAACATATGCTCGTGGTTCATCATAGGAATTTTGAATTCCAATGATTTGATATTTAACATTTTTAGTTGTAGTTCCAATTTTTAACAAGCCCTGTCGTAGTGCTTCACGATATCAATTAGTTGGAAAACCACTAGTTAAATCACCAATCCCATTAATCTCCTTATCAAATTTATTATCAAATGGATGAATAATATAGTAATTCCCAGTCGGACTTAGTTTCACTACTTGCTGGTCTTTTTGTGCCGGGTTAGGATCCAATAATCCTGGTAAAGTTCGTCCTGTTGTAACAGAAGTTGTCGTATTTAAAAATTCTCCTGGTTTAAAGGCGTTAACTGGCAACTTTAACACAAAATTTTTAATATTATAGTAATCTTGCACTGTACCATTTTTACCGGTAAAACCAAAGCGGTTTTGTTTACCAACTGTCAATTTTGTTAAATCAAGTGTAAACGGATTAATATTATCATCAACAAAACCAGTTGGAAGCTCATATGATCATGCTGTAATAGGAACAACACAATCATTTGCATTCTCACAGTACTGTAATTGTTTAACATTGGTTGTGGTGTTAACGATGTTATTTACTTGTAAATTATATTTACTCTGCGCAGCTTTATTAACAATCATTGGAATCTTATCAGATTTAACATTTAAATTTTTACTATCATCCAATGCTTTTTTAAGTTTTTGATTAGGAAAAATAATTGTTTTATTATTTGCATTAATTCCATATGTTGAAAGACCAAAACTTGAATCTAATATTTTTGCCGTATATCCCGTATAAACATCCTCATTTTTAGAATTATAAGTTGAAGTTCCAAAAGTAAAATTAAATTGTTCTTTTGCTAATTCATTTTTTAATCAC from Spiroplasma sp. NBRC 100390 includes:
- a CDS encoding DUF4091 domain-containing protein — translated: MQQLSFKKIIQILLVLVLIPPFIMMVVSCSRLGENGSGGSHGQYDNQFNFQYGCGNNQNPLPDDNSYFHTFFGDSKFTYSAYNEDKSGNPVFYGNRQDVLKCSNDNPMLTSWKNQHLNTQLILLNKENLNMYQDLKVSIINDNNDPNIVSDAVFLTYIKAFPNAASSDRYIYPGIQYMPDALGEKTLTEMQYNVQPIWISIFIGAQAKTGLQNFTVKLSFTFDKQVKKQINRKFSVDIKNYLLETDDSKKPLSERFGFSATSFPSNGMKYIDHGNNLMSKNLNSKADPTVEKEGPIDNNLPWYLSSTMRPYLLAHLKALKESNTFYLYGPGWNYQLIQWAGKLNKPGWTDAQYEDYIKSSDLNAVFNDPAWEWEFDFNAFDEYLKVAAQLGYTEFMFSAMEPGSFSFFYLKNGAKKGPQREFKAELVNSSNGMPGKNFEAYLNAIHSKFIKALSSHWNAIRNKSEYLTPNGKQISLYESFDELADKTNEMTMKNVANNDPYGVIKSSVFAGWRFRYNPFDEDDIQNIFLNKYDQMILQYREIVEKFNNINIYKLRSNIIRRKSFGNSTMIYTSWNNFPAAYIQSDNSEQVWGPLMAYKLGANGYVRWSFDLYRDDYYAKKEMNGQFESGDDNLVYVGNINGPRYSVRYKNYIDGMEMVHKMMKLMELYPDKKYDLNRTLNAIGFPASTTRDNHYKWYPNQFTLDDVVFEQPGLNYHKTIGEQVYELFMYVNSL
- a CDS encoding lipoprotein, yielding MKKLLSILGAITLVGTVTPNVISCHNKKITNSTDISAKDLEVFNEIQTKASEKINQKIKSNTYVDSLKNNLSKIYSKVNKGDTEPYQLKLSNSEDNKLATYFISDFTRIFDSVNRDLQNEYSNYFVNEMPLTLDDERNVIKVTYIDVENLRDKFPASVKPELFSAVRVDYKATIQLKFKQMYASFEISSIYNVAENVSALQVFSDKAVNFLIQNIKDYFNELESTSFSENEIFKPLYDKMIWDFSKNSVALNDTLKNAVKTYIASKKEFKDITMSYNAVDLLEQDQKGDLNYENKGYDGLSTSKDPKELTLSNWIKDKESNWNDIGGITGTDFANFYKTRVASVFNVDDNIDLVLGTFKIKLNYFNIYGLGLAGTIKNKDNEDATITLNLSRSAIDKKLTNWGKIIIAFLNYANGAAINKNQVNFGVPKEIYSKMLTKNQKNGLKDVTKLLVDDFKNADNAKDLEDIESFNLISHPLFPRVKGESRYRDPSALFWDEQTQERWAILFTFGEDLDTGLFYSFASRQQNVETETNNDGVNLGMFKKV
- a CDS encoding lipoprotein, with product MKKLLSILGAITLVGTVTPNVISCHNKKVVNNDDAGTAKDLEVLNEIEAKATKKIAEKIKSNMYVDSARNNLENIFKKVNSTSQMYHLKLGSGEDNKLGTYFINNFKNVFDNVNNDLQNEYSNYFADKLPLTLDDDRNDINVTFIDVDALKKKFPVGINPESFSAVRVDYKASISLEYKGLFIRFDLSTIYNVTENPTALKAISNNTTTFLLENVKEYFAKLETVDFSENEIFKSLYDKGIWDFSQSSKELDDVLKHSFKEYLASKKEFKDIEITYNDVDLMTKSAEGDLNSKNKGYDGITDNYKQKALTLSNWIGAQTNGWEDLAISTSDFVKFYRDNVGTIFSQDNSTDLSLGSFIINWNYINIYGMGLSGNVQTTDGEDLVATINLSQPAIDKKLSNWGKIIITFIKYYGGKTIDGVKNIFGVTDQLFKEISRKNQKNGLKDVIKLLVDDFKGSDDAKDLEDLDLFNFMVHPQTPKKYPGIIINRRLFWDSLGKQPWAVLFTFGEEFNTGLYYSIASSDGTYDGNPANGLIFGVEPKANKNYILG